The [Pantoea] beijingensis genomic sequence CGAAAGTGGGTTAGCAATAAACGGTTCTTTCAGAACCTGTTCAACCACCGGATGGCGACCACCACGCAGTGATATTCCGGCTTTTTCGCTCAACACTGGTCGCTTATAATCCAGCGTCCATGCGCGCTCGGCAAGGTTTACCAGCACGTCAAGTTCCGCCAGCGCGGCGGCACTGAGCAATAAATTTTCCAGATGTGGTAGCAACAGATCAAATAACGCCTCATACATCGCTTTTTCTAATGCTAACGCCTTTCCTTTTGAGGTGAGCACTTTATCTTCGTACTCTTTTAACTCCGGGATAATGTAACGTTCTGCATTTTTCAGCGTCTGGCGGCGCACATAGTGAATAGGGACTAAATGGCTCTGCCCGCGGCTCACCTGAATGTAGTAGCCATGTATCGCGTTAAAGCCAACTTTTAACGTATCCAACCCCAGCTTTTCACGTTCGCGAATTTCCAGCCGATCTAAATAATCTGTTGCTCCATCAGCTAGCGCGCGCCACTCGTCCAGCTCGGCATTGTAGCCCGGGGCAATGACGCCGCCGTCACGGACCAGCACCGGGGGGGATTCAATGATAGCTCGTTCCAGCAGCTCGCGTAGCTCATCAAACTGCCCCATTTGCGAACGTAGTGTTTGCAGATGTTCGACATCGATTTGCGCAAGCTGCGCGTTAAGTTCAGGAAGTTGCTGAAACGCGTGACGCATACGCGCAAGATCGCGTGGGCGAGCGGTGCGTAATGCCAGCCGTGCCAGAATACGCTCCAGATCGCCGACCTGGCGCAGAACCGGTTGCAACGCTGAAAAGGGCTCTTGCAGAGCGGCAATACTTTCCTGGCGCTGGTTAATGATGTTGAGATCGCGGATGGGCATATGTAGCCAGCGTTTCAGCATGCGACTTCCCATCGGCGTAACGGTGCGATCCAGCACCGACGAGAGTGTATTATCGATTCCGCCAGCCAAATTTTGCGTGATTTCGAGGTTACGCCGTGTGGCGGCATCCATGATAATGCCATCCTGCTGGCGTTCCATGGTTAATGCACGAATATGGGGAAGGGAAGTACGCTGAGTATCTTTAACGTACTGCAGCAGACAGCCCGCCGCCCGGAGCGCCATATGGGCTTGCTCAACGCCAAAACCACTGAGATCGCGTGTGCCAAATTGCATGTTTAACTGCTGGCGAGCGGTATCCGGTTCAAACTCCCACAGCGGACGCCGCCGTATTCCCCGACGATTCTCAACCAGCTCCATGGCGGCAAAGTCTTCCGGATAAAGCAGTTCCGCAGGATTGGTGCGCTGCAGCTCTGCTGCCATGGTTTCTTTATCGGTTGGTTCGGCAAGGCGGAAGCGACCTGAGCTGATATCCAGCGTAGCGAAGCCAAACCCCCGCGATCCTTGCCAGATGGCTGCCAGCAAGTTGTCCTGGCGTTCCTGAAGCAGCGCTTCATCACTGATGGTTCCAGGCGTGACAATGCGGACGACCTTGCGCTCTACCGGACCTTTGCTGGTTGCCGGATCACCTATCTGTTCACAAATCGCGACGGATTCCCCCAGTTGCACCAGCTTTGCCAGGTAGTTTTCCACCGCATGATAAGGCACGCCCGCCATAGGAATCGGTTCACCGGCAGAGGCACCTCGCTTCGTCAGTGAGATCTCCAGCAGTTGTGAGGCGCGTTTGGCATCTTCATAAAAGAGCTCGTAAAAATCGCCCATGCGGTAGAACAGCAAGATGTCCGGATGCTCTGCCTTCAGGCGAAGGTATTGCTGCATCATGGGCGTATGGCTAGAGAAGTCCTTATCAAATGACTCATTCATATTGATTTTACTCATTTTTATATTCTTTCGTGTGCTCATGTGGTCCAAGGTAAAGCCCCCGTTAAACCCACATACACCCATAAATTTGTCGCTCATTTTTAGCCCGGAACGTGGCAGGTTACCTTCTCACCATTCTTGGGCTACAAATAGTGGTGATACGTTGAAAACAACTCTCAGCCAATCTTCTATTATCAATAAGTTAAGTATCAATATTAAGCCTGTACTCAGTAGTTCTGGAAAAGTTGTTTTCAAACCTAACCCACAACAGAAAGCATACATCGTTTTGACGATCATCGTGGTTCGCCAGTAAGTTTCGGGGTTAAGGTAAGTTTGACGAAAAAAACCTATGTAATCCAGCGAAGAGTAGCCTCGTCATCGTAATGTCAGTGAAGTTAAGAAGCCAAGCTCTGTCTTGAAGGTAAAGGTTGGAAATGTGTCAGATTTTCCAAGTATCGATGACGCAAGGCAAGTTGTCCGACAGTTAGTTCAGACAATGCTCGCAACAAAGAGAAATCCTAACAAAATCAAATGAAAAATGGATGTTGTTGAGCTGAAGTGGTTTACTGAATTTGGTCACTTGTATCCGCTGATCGGCGTAATGAAAGGCAGTTGCGTCAGTTGGCACTAGTCTGTGTCGTGCTACTGACCCCCGCAGACTCCCGCCGATGGGACAGACGAGATTAACGATAGGTCAGTCCCGACACGCGTTGCCGGATGATGCAATGCTGAATGGCGATTGAAGGCAGTCTCAACTGCATTTAGGCGGGCAGCAAGGAGAACGATGGAATGCAGGCAATGGAGCTAGTGAATCGGGGGGGCGCCAGTATTGTTACTTGTTGCCGGAAACGATGAGTTATTCAGCGCCCGGGCGATGAGAGAGTTCACGGAAAAAACGGTAACAGGCAACTGCGCTTCAGCGTCATTGAAAACAGCACGCATCTCGATTGCCTGTTTTTTGCTGAACAAGCGATCCGTCAGTATCTGCTGATGCTACGGCAGGAGGCGGTATGATCCGTTGCAAACTCACCTTACGTAATTCGCTGCGTAACGTAAAAGGTTTTAAGTTCAGCGACAAAAGTGGTGTACAGGATTTACGGTGAGCTGCCGCTAAACATGCGGATTAAGTCAAAATATCAGGTATCTCTTTCTCGTAAGGATAGAACGGGCAAGTGCGTTTTACAGTTTATTGATAAGAAAAGGATAATTTTATGAAAAAAACACTTATTGCACTATTTCTCTCATTTTCAGGTTTAGCCACATCCGCGTATGCGCAAGATGAACTAACCATCAGTAAACTGGCAGTGGATCAGGATACGAAGGCGGAGTTCCTGAAAATGGCGGCTAACCAGCATTTACCCAAATGGATAACTCAGGGTGGAACAGACTCTCAGGGCCAGAAAGTCAACATCGCAGGCAATCAGTATCTGGTGCTGACTTCATGCAAACCGCATGATTGTGGTTCACAACGAATCGCCGTGCTTTACGCCCCGGTAACGAAAAAAATAGCGGGTGTATTTTCCTCAGTAGATGAGAATACAGGTAATGAAAAACTACAGTGGTTAAATATACCTGATGATTTGTCGATTGATGGGAAGACAGTCCTGCTCGCAGCACTGACAGGCAGCCTTGATAATCACCCGGATAGTTTCAATTTTAAATAGATGCTGGCTTGGTGGGGGAACTTTCCCCACCATAATTTTAGTCCAACAGTTCATAGCAAGGCGAAATTTGATTTGCTGTCATCGCTGATAGCAGCAGATTAGGTAGCGAGCCCCCATCATCTCTATGCTCATTTATCAGGCGCTGGACTCCAGGCTTATTGCCAACGCTATACTAGCCTGGCGGGTAAGCGCACTGGCATAAAAATGAGGCAGCAAGCGATCAAACGCATCATAAGTGAGGGCGTTGTTCAATTTGAAACGCCCCGGCAAGCTCTGCCTGTTGAAGGTGAGGTCCGAACAGCAGACAGAACTTGCCGGGAGGCGGGCACTGTCCAGCCGTTTTCCGATAGTCAGCATGCGGGACAGTATGCTTGTTAAAGGAATTAGCCAAAAAGGCTAATAATTAAGACAATAATCAGTCCGACGACAGAGTTAACCAGTTCCAGCAGGCCCCAGGTTTTTAGTGTGTCTTTCACCGAGAGATCGAAGTAGCCTTTGAACAACCAGAATGAGGCATCATTTATGTGGGTCAGGGTATTAGAACCCGCTGCGGTTGCCAGTACCAGTAGCGCCGGATTGACCCCAACCATGTGTCCGGTCACCGGATCCAGGATCGCTGCGCTAATAATGCCGGCGGCGGTCATGGCTGACACAACGCCCTGACCCGTTGCCAGACGGATTAGCACGGTAATAAGCCACGCCATGATGTAAGGCGAAATATTACTGTGGGACATCAGCATACCAATGGTGTTACCAATACCGGTATCAATGATGGTCTGCTTTAGTACGCCACCGGCGCCAATAATCAGAATCACCATTGCGATACTTTTTACTGCATTTTCAAATGCATTCATCACCCATTGCATATCGTGACCACGTGCGGTGCCAAACAGGATGAATGCCACAATCATCGCGATAAACATCGCGATAGGCGAAGAGCCGATAAAGTTAACGACTCCCCACGCAGAAGTGCCCTTTACCAGCCATATGTTCGCGATAGTGGTGGCGATCATAATAATGGCCGGGATCAAGGGGACTAAAATCGATACCCCAAAGGAGGGAAGGTTATTTTTGTCAATCGGGACATCAGCTTTCAGAAATGCAGGGGTTGGACGTTCGAGATTACCGAGAAACTTGGGCAAAATAAGCCCTGCGCAGATAACGCTCGGGATGGTTACCAAAATACCATAGATATAGACCATGCCCATATCTGCGCCGTAAGCGTTCACTAGTGCAACCGGTCCCGGTTGTGGCGGAAATAATGAATGCGCTGTGGTTGCGGCAGCAATAGCCGGGATAGCCAGTTTCAGGAATGGGACTTTGGCTTCAACAGCAATGACAATAATCAGCGGCGCCAGCATAATAAAGGCGACTTCGTAGAACATTGCCAGGCCGAAAATCAGACCGATGATAATCACTGACAGTTGTACGTAGCGCAGGCCAAAACGGGCCAGTAGTGTGTGCGCAATTTGATATGCGGCACCTGAATCTACCATCAGTTTGCCAATAACGGCACCAAATACCACGATAATGGCAAGTTCACCTAGC encodes the following:
- the mutS gene encoding DNA mismatch repair protein MutS, with protein sequence MNESFDKDFSSHTPMMQQYLRLKAEHPDILLFYRMGDFYELFYEDAKRASQLLEISLTKRGASAGEPIPMAGVPYHAVENYLAKLVQLGESVAICEQIGDPATSKGPVERKVVRIVTPGTISDEALLQERQDNLLAAIWQGSRGFGFATLDISSGRFRLAEPTDKETMAAELQRTNPAELLYPEDFAAMELVENRRGIRRRPLWEFEPDTARQQLNMQFGTRDLSGFGVEQAHMALRAAGCLLQYVKDTQRTSLPHIRALTMERQQDGIIMDAATRRNLEITQNLAGGIDNTLSSVLDRTVTPMGSRMLKRWLHMPIRDLNIINQRQESIAALQEPFSALQPVLRQVGDLERILARLALRTARPRDLARMRHAFQQLPELNAQLAQIDVEHLQTLRSQMGQFDELRELLERAIIESPPVLVRDGGVIAPGYNAELDEWRALADGATDYLDRLEIREREKLGLDTLKVGFNAIHGYYIQVSRGQSHLVPIHYVRRQTLKNAERYIIPELKEYEDKVLTSKGKALALEKAMYEALFDLLLPHLENLLLSAAALAELDVLVNLAERAWTLDYKRPVLSEKAGISLRGGRHPVVEQVLKEPFIANPLSLSPQRRMLIITGPNMGGKSTYMRQNALIVLMAYIGSFVPAEQAAIGPVDRIFTRVGAADDLASGRSTFMVEMTETANILHNATEHSLVLMDEIGRGTSTYDGLSLAWACAEGLANRIKAMTLFATHYFELTTLPEKMEGVANIHLDAVEHGDTIAFMHSVQDGAASKSYGLAVAALAGVPKEVIKRARQKLKELEALSGSTAASHIDGAQLPLLVEETSPALDALDALDPDSLSPRQALEWIYRLKSLV
- the ivy gene encoding Ivy family C-type lysozyme inhibitor; the encoded protein is MKKTLIALFLSFSGLATSAYAQDELTISKLAVDQDTKAEFLKMAANQHLPKWITQGGTDSQGQKVNIAGNQYLVLTSCKPHDCGSQRIAVLYAPVTKKIAGVFSSVDENTGNEKLQWLNIPDDLSIDGKTVLLAALTGSLDNHPDSFNFK
- the gntP gene encoding gluconate permease GntP — translated: MHILNILWVVFGIALMLVLNLRFRINSMVALLLAALAVGMLAGMNLMDLLHTMKTGFGNTLGELAIIVVFGAVIGKLMVDSGAAYQIAHTLLARFGLRYVQLSVIIIGLIFGLAMFYEVAFIMLAPLIIVIAVEAKVPFLKLAIPAIAAATTAHSLFPPQPGPVALVNAYGADMGMVYIYGILVTIPSVICAGLILPKFLGNLERPTPAFLKADVPIDKNNLPSFGVSILVPLIPAIIMIATTIANIWLVKGTSAWGVVNFIGSSPIAMFIAMIVAFILFGTARGHDMQWVMNAFENAVKSIAMVILIIGAGGVLKQTIIDTGIGNTIGMLMSHSNISPYIMAWLITVLIRLATGQGVVSAMTAAGIISAAILDPVTGHMVGVNPALLVLATAAGSNTLTHINDASFWLFKGYFDLSVKDTLKTWGLLELVNSVVGLIIVLIISLFG